CTGCGGGCCTACGCCCAACAGGATCCGCTGTTGGAGTACAAATTCGAAAGTAACGATATGTTCAACGGGATGATCGCGGCCATCCGGGAGGATGTGACCCGGTATATCTTCCGGGTGCAGCCTACCTCCGCCCAACCGGTTCCCCGCCAACGGGCCGTCAACCTGGTGGCTAGCCACGGGGACGAGGGCAAAAGGGCTGCCCAGCCCCGCCGGGTGCAGAAAATTGGGCGGAACGAACCTTGTCCCTGCGGTTCAGGGAAGAAGTACAAGAAGTGTTGTGGCCAGAATAGTTAATCTAAATTAAGGAGGCAAGGAGGAGGCTTTGGGGCCTTCTCATGTAAAATGGAGATTATCGGTTTGTCTGAATTGGAGGATTTGGTTGAGACCTTAGGTCAACGTCTGCGCGAATTGGATGATTATCTTTGACCTGCCGGTCAAAGAGGCACAGATTCAAGAATTGGAAAGCCAAATGGCGGATCCCGCCTTTTGGAATGATGCCGAGGCAGCCCAAGGGGCTACCAAGCGTTTGCGGAGTTTGCAAAAGGAAGTGGAGGAGTTTCGAAACCTCCAGTCCCGGTACGACGATCTGGTGACGCTTTTGGCCTTGGCCCAGGAGGACGAGGATGAGTCCATTCAGCAGGAGCTGCACCGGGAGGCGGAGCAGGTGGCTCGGGCCATCGATCAGCTGGAACTTACCATGCTGCTTAACGGTCCCTATGATGATCACAACGTGATCCTTACCATCCATTCCGGGGCCGGAGGTACTGAGTCCCAGGATTGGGCGGAGATGCTGCTGCGGATGTATACCCGCTGGGCCGAAGATCATGGCTATGGGGTGGAGGTTCTCGACCTGTTGCCAGGGGATGAGGCCGGGATCAAAAGTGCCACGTTGAGTATCAGCGGACCCTATGCCTACGGGTATCTGCAGTCGGAGAAGGGGGTCCACCGTTTGGTGCGGATTTCCCCCTTTGATGCGGCGGGGCGGCGTCACACCTCCTTTGCTTCGGTGAGCGTCCTGCCCGAGGTGCAGCAGGATACGGAGATCGAACTGGATCTCAATGATGTGCGCATCGACACTTACCGGGCCAGTGGGGCCGGTGGACAACATGTGAATAAGACCGACTCCGCTGTGCGGTTGACCCACCTACCCACAGGGATCGTGGTCCAGTGCCAGAATGAACGTTCCCAGCACAAGAACAAGGAGACGGCCTTCAAGATCCTCAAGTCCCGGTTGCTGGAGCTGAAGCTACGGGAACAGGAGGAGCAACTGAACGCCCTTTCGGGGGAAAAAGGCGAAATTGCCTGGGGAAATCAGATCCGCTCCTATGTGTTTTGCCCCTACACCCTGGTGAAGGATCACCGCACCGATGTGGAGGTGGGGGATGTACAGAAAGTGATGGATGGTTACCTGGATCCCTTTATCCAAGCGTACTTGAGAAGAAAGTAGTGCTATGAAAAGACTCGCCCAGCTGGCCCTGGTGGTGGCCCTAATCTGTGCCTTGGTCCTCGTGATTCTGCGTTGGGGATTGGAACAGAGCCATCGGACCGTCCTCATCGCGGTGGATCTAGGGGATGCCCAAAGGGTGGGGTTGTCCCTACCCCCAGGGGTGGTCTATGGCCTTGATCTGCGCGAGGAACCGGTTTTCGTTCCTCCGGCGGAGGGGCTAGTGGTGGTGACCGACGGGCAACAGAGGGACCAGGTGAGGGATCTGCGCCCTTTGGTTACCATTGTCCTTGCGCCGGAGGTGACGGTGGATCAGGGCCTTTGGGGGGTATTGGAGTTTGCGATCCCCCCGGGGCTTGGGGGCACGCCCCTCCGGTGTCACCAGCTTCCGAAGGATGCTTTGGCGGACTACGATCCAGATGGAGCCTGTGATCGCTTCTTACTTGCGGTGCGGGAACGGGGTATTTCCATCCTATATGTTTACCTATTTGCCGATGTGGCTGATCCGGTGGCTACAAACCAAGCATACCTTGAACAGTTGATTACCCGGCTTGAGGACGCCGGTTTTTCCCTGGGCGTTCCCCAACCTTATTCTTCCTTTCAACCAGGGCTGTGGACAGTTCTCCTCCTTGCCCTCGGGGTTTGGTCCGTGGTCTACCTGTCCTTGGACAGTCTGGGATTAAGGGGAGATCTCTTGGTTCTGGGGGGATTATTCCTCTCTACGCTGGGGGCCCGATTGGTGGGGGGCGATGTCCTGGTTCGGCAGGTGTTAGCACTTCTAGTTACCCTCGTCTTTCCGGTATACGGGATTCGGCGCGGCAAGGAAATCCTGGAGAAGGAAAAGCGGTTTTGGCTTGCCATGGGGCGAGGGTTGGGCCAGGTGTTTTTGGTAACCGTCCTGGGCGCTTTGTTCCTTGGCGCTTTACTGGCGGACACCCGGTTCATGTTGGGCCTGGCGGGCTTTCGGGGGGTGAAGCTAGCCGGGGCCGTGCCGCCGGTGGCGGTCTTCCTGTTGGCCTTCAAGGGGCAGAGGCGACGAAAGATCCGTTGGTACTTGCTTTTCCCCGTGGGACTAGCCTTTGTGTACTATCTGCTGCGAACCGGGACCGGTCTTGCCCCGATCCTTCAGTTAGAACGCAGTATCCGTCAGTTTCTTACGGAGATGCTGGTGGTGCGGCCCCGCTTCAAGGAGTTCTTGGTGGGCTATCCCGCCCTATGGGTGGCCTACGGGTGGTTGGCCAAAGGGGAGGGCCCCAGGGCCCTGTGGCTTGCGACCGGTTCCCTAGCCCCCATCTCGGTCCTAAATTCCTTCTGCCATGCCCACACTCCTCTGACAATTAGCCTTTACCGCAGTGCCCTTGGACTGGTCCTAGGGATCCCTTTGGGTATGGTATTATGGTGTTTGGTGAATGCAGGTGATGTAAATGGCAAAGGTGGTCTTGGCCGGTTACTACGGCTACGATAACACAGGGGATGAAGCCATTCTCGCGGTCCTGACCGATTATCTAAAAAGGGATGGGCGGATCGAGCAGATCACTGTGTTTTCCCATCATCCCCAGGCCACCGCAAGGGACTATGAGGTGCAAGCGGTCTTTCGTTACAACCCAGTGGCAATCCTTCGGGCCCTAAGGGAAGGGGATGGGCTGGTGCTGGCCGGTGGGCTGATGCAGGATGTGACCAGCACCCGCAGCCTCTGGTACTACCTGACCTTGACCCGGTTGGCCCTGCGTTTGGGCAAGAAGGTGTACTGGCATGCCATGGGGATTGGTCCGATCCTGCGGCCGAAGAACCGTACTAGTCTGTTGCGGGTGGCCGCACAGCTTAGGGGTTTGAGTGTGCGGGATGAGGTCTCCGCGTCCTTTTTCGAGGAGGCTAGACTTGTGCCTGACCCAGCCCTATTGTTGGAACCGGCGCCCCAAGGGCGAGTACAAAGGATTTTCAAGATGCTTGGAGAACCATATAGTGGGAGTACTATCGTGGGCCTTGCGCTGCGGCCTTGGGAGGAGTTTCCCGCGGGGATTGAGTATCTTGCGGAGCTGGCCGATGAACTTGTCCGCCGTTATGATTGTCGGGCCTTGTTTTTGCCCTTGTATCCGAACCAGGACCTACCCGTGATCTACGCGGTCATGAAAAGTATGAAAGAAGAAGCCCTCTGCTTGGAGCTACCCATTCCCCCCGGTGATATGGCGGGAATGATCTCTCGCTGCGATGTGCTGGTCAGTATGCGGCTCCATGGTCTGATTCTTGCCGCAGTGGGGGGGACCGGGGCCGTGGGGTTGCAGACGGATCCCAAGGTGGGGGCCTTCGGCGTTCAGCTGGATGAGCCGGTCTTCCCATGTGTCCAGGGAGCTGTTCCGGTGGAAGAAGTGCTCCAGGCCGTAGGGGCCAAGTTGCGGCACGTGGGCAGTTACGATCGGACGAAACGGAGTAGAGTGTTACAGTTGCAGGAACAGGCCCGGGCAGGTCTTAAGGAGCTTGTGGATGATCTTTGTAGTTAGCGGAGGGACGGCATGGATAGGATAAGCATTTTAGGGCTGCCGGTGGACCGCCTTACCATGGCGGAAACCTTAGAGCGAATCAAGGGGATTCTGGCGGGCCCCCCCAGCGGAAAACAGATGCTTACCGCCAATGCCGAAATGGTTGTGACCGCGCAAGATGATGCGGAGCTTAGTCATATTTGGCACCAGGCCGCATATGTTGTAGCCGACGGGTATGGTTTGGTGTGGGCCGCCGCCCGGTTCAATGCCCCCTTACCCGAGCGTATTTGCGGTGTGGAACTGGGCGAAGAGATCTGCCGGTTGTCCGCGCAGATGGGGGCTCGGATCTATCTGTTAGGAGCCAGGCCCGGTGTGGCGGAAGAGGCGCGGGCGCGCCTTTTGGAAAAATACCCCCAGGCCCAGATTGTGGGTACCCACCATGGCTACTTCTCTGCGGAGGAAACG
The window above is part of the Bacillota bacterium genome. Proteins encoded here:
- a CDS encoding peptide chain release factor 2; translated protein: MIIFDLPVKEAQIQELESQMADPAFWNDAEAAQGATKRLRSLQKEVEEFRNLQSRYDDLVTLLALAQEDEDESIQQELHREAEQVARAIDQLELTMLLNGPYDDHNVILTIHSGAGGTESQDWAEMLLRMYTRWAEDHGYGVEVLDLLPGDEAGIKSATLSISGPYAYGYLQSEKGVHRLVRISPFDAAGRRHTSFASVSVLPEVQQDTEIELDLNDVRIDTYRASGAGGQHVNKTDSAVRLTHLPTGIVVQCQNERSQHKNKETAFKILKSRLLELKLREQEEQLNALSGEKGEIAWGNQIRSYVFCPYTLVKDHRTDVEVGDVQKVMDGYLDPFIQAYLRRK
- the csaB gene encoding polysaccharide pyruvyl transferase CsaB — its product is MAKVVLAGYYGYDNTGDEAILAVLTDYLKRDGRIEQITVFSHHPQATARDYEVQAVFRYNPVAILRALREGDGLVLAGGLMQDVTSTRSLWYYLTLTRLALRLGKKVYWHAMGIGPILRPKNRTSLLRVAAQLRGLSVRDEVSASFFEEARLVPDPALLLEPAPQGRVQRIFKMLGEPYSGSTIVGLALRPWEEFPAGIEYLAELADELVRRYDCRALFLPLYPNQDLPVIYAVMKSMKEEALCLELPIPPGDMAGMISRCDVLVSMRLHGLILAAVGGTGAVGLQTDPKVGAFGVQLDEPVFPCVQGAVPVEEVLQAVGAKLRHVGSYDRTKRSRVLQLQEQARAGLKELVDDLCS
- a CDS encoding WecB/TagA/CpsF family glycosyltransferase, with translation MDRISILGLPVDRLTMAETLERIKGILAGPPSGKQMLTANAEMVVTAQDDAELSHIWHQAAYVVADGYGLVWAAARFNAPLPERICGVELGEEICRLSAQMGARIYLLGARPGVAEEARARLLEKYPQAQIVGTHHGYFSAEETERIVADIRERKTDVLFVALGTPRQEKWLYAHGRSAGIRLGIGLGGSFDVWAGRVNRAPRWMREHGLEWLYRVYRQPKRLPRLKALPVFIRMVRQAQGVQEAAAAQDVSSDGTASN